From Rhodopseudomonas palustris, a single genomic window includes:
- the sufD gene encoding Fe-S cluster assembly protein SufD, which yields MNIAVVKAEKPDTASDNFAAAGARLPVAGKLDETRRQALDVFQRIGLPHRRIEDWKYTDLRASMREVLPVAPAPDASALVRAEAAAGLHAIAGVRRLVLVDGALAPGLSDLAGLEAGLSIRSLRAELQSGDDCVLSLDTADPMVALNTALMTDGVVIEVADGTTLARPLHILHIASGGAPVAMFTRSRIALGKDAAATVVESYVAGEGAGSYQVHDAAVIAVGDYARLDYVRIVEDSREAFNITSAAVSVGAHAHFNAFGITTGGLVSRYQAVVTVAGSHSKVETNGVNLLNGKQHADTTLVMNHDVPDCVSREGFRAVCDDRGHSVFQGRINVRQPAQQTDAKMMTRALLLSDEAEVDNKPELEIFADDVTCGHGAAVGALDDSLLFYLRARGLPQKEAEAMLIQAFVGEAIEAIADDNLRELVTAAAVRWLEARR from the coding sequence ATGAACATCGCAGTGGTGAAAGCCGAAAAGCCGGACACAGCGAGCGATAATTTCGCCGCTGCCGGCGCCCGCCTGCCTGTCGCCGGTAAGCTCGACGAGACGCGCCGCCAGGCGCTCGACGTTTTTCAGCGTATCGGCCTGCCGCATCGGCGGATTGAGGATTGGAAGTACACCGACTTGCGGGCGTCGATGCGCGAGGTGTTGCCTGTTGCGCCTGCGCCCGATGCGTCCGCGCTGGTCCGCGCCGAGGCCGCCGCCGGCCTGCACGCGATTGCCGGCGTCCGCCGCCTGGTGTTGGTCGACGGCGCGCTGGCGCCCGGCCTGTCAGACCTTGCCGGCCTTGAAGCCGGCTTATCGATCCGCAGCCTGCGCGCGGAGCTGCAGAGCGGCGACGACTGCGTGCTGTCGCTCGACACTGCCGATCCGATGGTGGCGCTCAACACCGCGCTGATGACCGACGGCGTCGTCATCGAGGTGGCGGACGGCACTACGCTCGCCCGGCCGCTGCACATCCTGCACATCGCTTCCGGTGGCGCGCCGGTGGCGATGTTCACGCGGTCGCGGATCGCGCTCGGCAAGGACGCCGCGGCGACGGTGGTCGAGAGCTACGTGGCGGGCGAGGGCGCCGGCAGCTATCAGGTTCACGATGCTGCTGTGATTGCGGTCGGTGACTACGCCCGTCTCGACTACGTGCGGATCGTCGAAGACTCCCGCGAGGCATTCAACATCACCTCGGCGGCGGTCTCGGTCGGCGCGCACGCACATTTCAACGCGTTCGGCATCACTACCGGCGGTCTCGTCAGCCGCTATCAGGCGGTGGTGACGGTGGCCGGCTCGCATTCCAAGGTCGAGACCAACGGCGTCAATCTCCTCAACGGCAAGCAGCATGCCGACACCACGCTGGTGATGAACCATGACGTCCCGGACTGCGTCAGCCGCGAGGGCTTTCGCGCGGTGTGCGACGATCGCGGTCACTCGGTGTTCCAGGGGCGGATCAATGTCCGGCAGCCGGCGCAGCAGACTGACGCCAAGATGATGACCCGGGCGCTGCTGCTGTCCGACGAGGCCGAGGTCGACAACAAGCCGGAGCTCGAAATCTTCGCCGACGACGTCACCTGCGGTCATGGCGCCGCGGTGGGCGCGCTGGACGATTCTTTGCTGTTCTATCTGCGCGCCCGCGGCCTGCCGCAGAAGGAAGCCGAGGCGATGCTGATCCAGG